From the Peromyscus leucopus breed LL Stock chromosome 8b, UCI_PerLeu_2.1, whole genome shotgun sequence genome, one window contains:
- the Sox9 gene encoding transcription factor SOX-9, translated as MNLLDPFMKMTDEQEKGLSGAPSPTMSEDSAGSPCPSGSGSDTENTRPQENTFPKGEPDLKKESEEDKFPVCIREAVSQVLKGYDWTLVPMPVRVNGSSKNKPHVKRPMNAFMVWAQAARRKLADQYPHLHNAELSKTLGKLWRLLNESEKRPFVEEAERLRVQHKKDHPDYKYQPRRRKSVKNGQAEAEEATEQTHISPNAIFKALQADSPHSSSGMSEVHSPGEHSGQSQGPPTPPTTPKTDVQTGKVDLKREGRPLAEGGRQPPIDFRDVDIGELSSDVISNIETFDVNEFDQYLPPNGHPGVPATHGQVTYTGSYGISSTAATPATAGHVWMSKQQAPPPPPQQPPQAPQAPQAPPQPQAPPQQQQAPQQQQAHTLTTLSSEPGQSQRTHIKTEQLSPSHYSEQQQHSPQQIAYSPFNLPHYSPSYPPITRSQYDYTDHQNSGSYYSHAAGQGSGLYSTFTYMNPAQRPMYTPIADTSGVPSIPQTHSPQHWEQPVYTQLTRP; from the exons ATGAATCTCCTGGACCCCTTCATGAAGATGACCGACGAGCAGGAGAAGGGCCTGTCCGGCGCCCCTAGCCCCACCATGTCCGAGGACTCGGCTGGCTCGCCCTGCCCCTCGGGCTCGGGCTCCGACACGGAGAACACGCGACCCCAGGAGAACACGTTCCCCAAGGGCGAGCCGGATTTGAAGAAGGAGAGCGAAGAAGACAAGTTTCCCGTGTGCATCCGCGAGGCGGTCAGCCAGGTGCTGAAGGGCTACGACTGGACGCTGGTGCCCATGCCGGTGCGCGTCAACGGCTCCAGCAAGAACAAGCCACATGTCAAGCGGCCCATGAACGCCTTCATGGTGTGGGCGCAGGCTGCACGTAGGAAGCTGGCGGACCAGTACCCGCATCTGCACAACGCCGAGCTCAGCAAGACTCTGGGCAAGCTCTGGAG ACTGCTGAACGAGAGCGAGAAGAGACCCTTCGTGGAGGAGGCGGAGCGGCTGCGCGTGCAGCACAAGAAAGACCACCCCGATTACAAGTACCAGCCACGGCGGAGGAAGTCGGTGAAGAACGGGCAGGCAGAGGCCGAGGAGGCCACGGAACAGACTCACATCTCTCCTAACGCCATCTTCAAGGCGCTGCAAGCCGACTCCCCGCACTCCTCCTCCGGCATGAGCGAGGTGCATTCCCCAGGCGAGCACTCCG GGCAATCTCAGGGTCCACCGACCCCACCCACCACTCCCAAAACCGACGTGCAAACTGGCAAAGTTGACCTGAAGCGAGAGGGGCGCCCTCTGGCAGAGGGGGGCAGACAGCCCCCCATCGACTTCCGCGACGTGGACATCGGTGAGCTGAGCAGCGACGTCATCTCCAACATCGAGACCTTTGACGTCAATGAGTTTGACCAATACTTGCCGCCCAACGGCCACCCGGGGGTGCCGGCCACACACGGGCAGGTCACCTACACTGGCAGCTACGGCATCAGCAGCACCGCAGCCACCCCTGCCACCGCTGGCCACGTGTGGATGTCAAAGCAGCAGGCGCCTCCCCCTCCTCCGCAGCAGCCCCCGCAGGCCCCGCAAGCCCCGCAGGCGCCTCCGCAGCCGCAGGCCCccccgcagcagcagcaggcaccccagcagcagcaggcacacaCGCTCACCACCCTGAGCAGCGAGCCGGGCCAGTCCCAGAGAACGCACATCAAGACGGAGCAGCTGAGCCCCAGCCACTACAGcgagcagcagcagcactctCCGCAGCAGATCGCCTACAGCCCCTTCAACCTTCCGCACTACAGCCCCTCCTACCCGCCCATCACGCGCTCGCAGTACGACTACACCGACCACCAGAACTCCGGCTCCTACTACAGCCACGCAGCGGGCCAGGGCTCGGGGCTGTACTCCACATTCACTTACATGAACCCCGCGCAGCGCCCCATGTACACCCCCATCGCTGACACCTCCGGGGTCCCTTCCATCCCGCAGACCCACAGCCCGCAGCATTGGGAACAACCGGTCTACACACAGCTCACCAGACCCTGA